A single window of Debaryomyces hansenii CBS767 chromosome F complete sequence DNA harbors:
- a CDS encoding DEHA2F09548p (some similarities with uniprot|P38691 Saccharomyces cerevisiae YHR082C KSP1 Nonessential putative serine/threonine protein kinase of unknown cellular role), producing MTMTNTATISANSTASVRGNEAFNEYGAYEKKQYLLKDKYKFITPIQEGAFGKVTLAVNVQTKEKVAMKAMYKSHENTRRIANHEIDVLSKIGRNNDNICQLLDHFETSEFIILILEYCSNGDLYDLIHSSINISAVDIWNIAKELANALKYAHSLGIYHRDIKPENVLFNCFGRVKLCDWGLATTKRMNREFSVGTEKYMAPEVFIEKPELTEYDCKYVDYWSFGITLITAIFGTCPFKPVGESSNIHSDYNFKKFVYYGNSQILYDIYPTMNETCFNIFMNLLRIGGNEDNLLEFNDKINSRNLDNFIQDLQDNWKFGLTIDEEYELEQFDDDAESDNSNDLFNMDHDDLSSESQDEQLSFDTSVESESDSDEYLTNYDTSMKIRMNQESDHHNVIPSLIESSIQSSSSKSWCDLDDDEEFNQIFNAMSLNRTKKPQLDIVKDDFTKSNLGNDDIDILKVEWNLYNNNHQAYN from the coding sequence ATGACGATGACTAATACAGCTACTATTAGTGCAAATAGTACTGCTTCCGTTAGAGGCAACGAGGCCTTCAACGAGTACGGTGCATACGAGAAGAAACAGTACTTGTTGAAGGACAAATACAAGTTCATTACGCCAATTCAAGAGGGAGCCTTCGGGAAGGTTACATTGGCGGTTAATGTCCAAACGAAGGAGAAGGTGGCCATGAAGGCCATGTATAAATCTCACGAGAATACGAGGAGAATCGCGAACCATGAGATCGACGTGTTGAGTAAGATTGGTCGCAACAATGACAATATTTGTCAATTGCTCGACCACTTTGAGACTTCggaattcatcatcttgaTCTTGGAGTATTGTTCCAATGGTGACTTGTATGATTTGATCCACTCTTCGATCAATATTTCGGCAGTAGATATTTGGAATATCGCCAAAGAATTGGCCAATGCATTGAAATATGCTCATTCGTTGGGAATTTATCATCGCGATATCAAACCCGAGAATGTTTTGTTCAACTGCTTTGGAAGAGTCAAGTTATGTGATTGGGGCTTGGCTACTACAAAGAGAATGAACAGAGAGTTCAGCGTCGGTACCGAGAAGTACATGGCACCTGAAGTGTTCATCGAGAAGCCGGAATTGACGGAGTACGATTGTAAGTACGTTGATTACTGGTCTTTTGGTATTACTTTAATTACAGCAATTTTTGGTACTTGTCCTTTCAAACCTGTCGGAGAGTCGTCTAACATTCACTCCGACTATAACTTTAAGAAGTTTGTTTACTATGGCAATTCCCAAATCTTATATGATATCTATCCTACAATGAATGAAACCTgcttcaatatttttatgaaCTTATTGAGGATTGGAggtaatgaagataatttattagaatttaaCGATAAGATTAATTCGAGGAACTTAGACAATTTTATTCAGGATTTACAAGATAATTGGAAGTTTGGTTTGACTATTGATGAAGAGTATGAATTGGAACAATTCGATGATGACGCCGAGTCGGATAATTCTAATGACCTCTTCAACATGGATCACGATGATTTATCAAGCGAAAGCCAAGACGAAcaattatcatttgatacAAGTGTCGAATCAGAGTCTGATTCGGACGAATACTTAACCAATTACGACACTTCAATGAAGATTAGAATGAATCAGGAATCTGATCATCACAATGTTATTCCTTCTTTAATCGAGTCATCGATTCAATCGCTGTCTTCGAAATCTTGGTGTGACTTggatgatgacgaagagTTCaaccaaatcttcaatgcCATGTCGCTCAACAGAACTAAGAAACCTCAATTAGATATCGTCAAAGATGACTTCACGAAGTCTAACCTTGGTAATGATGACATTGACATTTTGAAAGTCGAAtggaatttatataataacaaCCACCAGGCGTATAATTGA